The Pseudarthrobacter psychrotolerans genome includes a region encoding these proteins:
- a CDS encoding DUF4192 domain-containing protein, with translation MNDFIKFTGPADILAFIPHTLGEAPKESFVAVTMQGNKLGATLRVDAPFGLEPVAFAQTLVSYLTADVAATGTILVIYTDENTAPNQRPYSEHVQALRVELETAGMPLKDAWLVTSELWRNYLCEYTSCCPDKPLDAITTSNGNAAMIYRGSNVTGFTPPAPFTGEAGARETIAAHKPDGWPEDLEASRATWAEVLDNPKTLTTQTAQELAGALQHPTIRDYLMTDIITNAPDQFTSVMLGVFPIRPDWARVDTAQEVAFELMKATPEGQRAPMLCLIGWLEWLKGKSSFAARYFKLALEDVAEYRLAELLAELVNRGLLADCVRDPKKSYDRQLSR, from the coding sequence ATGAACGACTTCATCAAATTCACCGGCCCGGCCGACATCCTGGCCTTCATTCCCCACACGCTGGGGGAGGCCCCGAAGGAATCCTTCGTCGCTGTAACCATGCAGGGAAACAAGCTCGGTGCCACGCTCCGCGTAGACGCCCCGTTCGGTCTGGAACCGGTGGCCTTCGCCCAGACGCTGGTCAGCTACCTGACCGCTGACGTGGCAGCGACGGGGACCATTCTGGTGATCTACACGGACGAAAACACCGCCCCCAACCAGCGCCCCTACTCCGAGCACGTGCAGGCGCTGCGCGTCGAACTGGAAACGGCAGGGATGCCGTTGAAGGACGCATGGCTGGTGACCTCCGAACTGTGGAGGAACTACCTGTGCGAGTACACCAGCTGCTGCCCCGACAAGCCGCTGGACGCCATCACCACCAGCAACGGAAACGCCGCCATGATCTACCGGGGGAGCAACGTCACCGGATTCACCCCACCGGCGCCGTTCACCGGAGAAGCGGGAGCCCGCGAAACCATCGCCGCCCACAAACCGGACGGATGGCCCGAGGACTTGGAAGCCTCCCGCGCCACGTGGGCCGAGGTTCTGGACAACCCCAAGACCCTCACCACGCAGACCGCGCAGGAACTCGCAGGAGCACTCCAGCACCCCACCATCCGGGACTACCTGATGACCGACATCATCACCAACGCCCCGGACCAGTTCACCTCCGTGATGCTCGGCGTGTTCCCCATCCGCCCGGACTGGGCACGCGTGGACACCGCCCAGGAAGTCGCTTTCGAACTGATGAAAGCAACCCCCGAAGGGCAGCGCGCCCCTATGCTGTGCCTGATTGGCTGGCTGGAATGGCTCAAAGGAAAGTCCAGTTTCGCCGCCCGGTACTTCAAACTGGCGCTGGAAGACGTCGCCGAGTACCGGCTGGCTGAACTGCTGGCCGAACTGGTCAACCGAGGACTCTTGGCTGACTGCGTGCGGGACCCCAAGAAGTCCTATGACCGTCAGCTGAGCCGCTAA